The Vitis vinifera cultivar Pinot Noir 40024 chromosome 1, ASM3070453v1 DNA segment CAAACTCAGACACGATACCTGATGCTTAGCACAAGGACGCAATGCCTTGTGCGTGAAGATGAGGAGTCATGGGCGTAATGCCATAGCCTGTTGCTGCATTGAGAAGAGGGTTTGGGCATGGCATGGTGCCGTAGCAGTAACAACATGGATGTTTGACAAGAAGTGCAACTTGTGGGCATGATGACATGGGGTGTAAGCAAACATGAGTGGGTTGCCTTGACGTGGATGTGATCTAGGTATGGGGATATGTATAAGCATGGTTGACACACTTAAGGAGCTGCAAAGGGCTACAAGCCAAGGGAAGGATTGGCACCAAGGCAAGTTGCTAGATGTGTAGGCCAAGAGAGGGCTTGACATACACAAGGGCTGCATAGAGATGCATGCAACAGGCTACCTTTGTGATGCAACAATCTGATTGGATGCATGTGTCGATTCAAGTGCACGAGTGGACTAACTTAAAGCACAAGAGCGGGTAGACTTGAGGTAGAACACTAAAGAGACGTCTTGGCATTGGGTTAAACCCAAGGAAGATGTGTTGCACCACAAACCAGGGACTTGAAGGGCTGGTACATGGATGAATGCTTGTGGCAACCTGGGAAGGCACGTGAAAAACGTGGGTCCATAGAAGGAATTTCAAATGGATGAAGAATGAGTCGAAAACATTTGAAAGCTCAAAGTTGGATTCAAATTGTGATTCTAGTTTGATTTTGAGTAGAAGTTCAAATTTTGATTGTAATTGTAGTTTGAGTAGGATTAGGATTGCTTACTCATGGTCAAATAGGGAGTTGTTGGTGCCACACCCATAAAAGGACTGAAGTGCCTTTTGAAATAATCTTGTGGTCTTGAGATCATATAGAGGGAGAGCCTTCTTAAAACATAGCATGAGAGAGAGCATGAGCTCACCAAAGAGATTGTGGGAGTCTTGTTGAGTTGTCTTGTATTGTTATTTAGAGAAGAAACAAAATACATGGTTTATAGTGTGGAGGAATTTAAGTAAAACATGGTACAAGCCTAAGAATTAAAGGTTTAACTACGATAGTAGAGGTAGGCATCCTCATAATGTCACCTAAAGGAACTTGACTGAAGCAAGTCATTAGCTTAGGCTTCAAATTCATGAATGATAAAGTGGAACATGGAGCACTTCAAGTAGGCTTAAGTCTCACCCACAACATGAGAGCCAAGGTGTTGATTGTTTGTAGTGATTCCCAATTGGTTGTTAGATAGGTGATTGATGCATTTGAGGCTTGAGGATTGGCATGGAGAAATCCCTTAGAAAAGTGAGGGGGCTATTGCAACAATTCAAGGATGTCACCATTGCATAGATTCCTTAGGAGCAAAACCAAGAGTTGAATATGCCTTAGCCATTAGGGGCGTCCTTTGGGATGACAAAAGGAGACAACATGCCATTAGAGTTTATTGAACATCCTAACATTGAGGAGGTTGAAGACACTCATACTCCAAGCAAGGAACCTAGGTTGGATGGAACCTTATGTTTGTTACCTCTAGGACAGGCTAGAGCCAGTTGGTGAGAGGATGGCCTTAGAACTACGACAAAAAACGACTTGATACACACTAATCAAAGGGAAATTATATAGATGATTGTTCGCCAACTCATATCTTTGATGCCTCACACTTGAAGAGGGAGAGTACATCTCTATGAAAATTCACAAGGAATTTGCGGGGGGTACATTCAGGGATGAATTATGGCCCATCAAGCCTTGTCATAAGGGCACTACTAGCTAACCATGCAGAGGGACGCTCAATAGTATGTCCAAATGTCTGACAAGTGTCAATAGTTTGTACCCATCCCACACCATGCTCTTAAAGACCTCACAACCTTGGCCGCCCCTTGGATGTTTGTTCAATGGAGGCTTGATATAATTGTGTCACTCCTTGTCACCACTAAGCAAAGAAGATTCATTCTCATAGCTATTGACTATCTCACTAAATGTGTATAGGTCGAAGCATACTCCCAATTAAAAGGTGGGAGCATAagaaaatttgttgaaaaacatGATGTATTAGTTTGGGATACTGTGCACTCTTGTGACCAACAATGGAACCCAATTGACTATAAGGAGCTAGAATTTCTGCAAGGAGTTGGGAATAGTGAATCTATACATGACTTTGTGACACCTGCAAGGCAAAACCAAGCAAAATCTTCCAACAGGACCTTCTTAACTATCTtagaaaaaaactagaaaaagtTGAGGGAGCTGGGTAAAAAGAATTGCCATCATCCTCTAAGCCTACAGGACAACAAAGTGAGAAGCAATTGGGGAAACACCCTTCACATTGGTGTACGGGGCCTAGGTAGTAATACCAACTGAGATTAAATTGTCAACATTTAAATGAAATGCCAACTTTAAAAACTGGGATGCTAGTTAGACTTGTTGGAGGCATGTGGATGTcgtaatttaatttgatatccAGTTCAACTATGTAACTAAAGgtctcctttttcatttaatattgtGGTACATTGTTCAttatctttatttcattttatctttaattttaaaaatttattcttgtCAGGCGGCATCTGGTGCTGTTCAGTGTCAGATGATGGACATGATTCATCCAGGAGTCGTTCCAATGCACAAGGTAACACATTGCAACTGCTTCCACATTTCTGTTCTTATGTACATTTGAATTATCCTAAGAATAGTCTCCTGATCCTTACCATTTTTAGGTTAATTTTGATGCAAAAACGGAGTATGACATGATCCAAAATTACAAAATCCTTCAAGAAGTATTCAACAAGTTAAAAATCGAGAAGGTAATTCcatttttgtatttgatttgattCCTTGGCTTTCTTTGTCATGGACGAAGTAGCCACATAACTTTTTACCTCTGCTTCAtcatcattaattattattttctgccGTTTCTGTACAAATTATGACGATTCATTTCATTGGTTTTTCATGAAGCACAAATGTCACGGGTTGTCAAAATGTTGGTTGCATGAAGTTTTATTTGGGTTGAAGGTGCCAACTAATTTTCTAGTAAAACCTAGGATCAATTCCTGCCTTCAACAAGTTGAGGGGATTTATGGTAATTATGAGGATAGTCACCCCTGTAGCATAGCTCATTGCTTTTGGACCAAAGATAAAGTTTCACTCGGGTTGCTTCATGTTGGAAACTTGCACATGGTGTTTGTATATTTTGGTCAGAACTTTGGCATGCAGAATTGAAATGTTAGTGTTTGAATATCAGTGGTGAATAGGATATAAGCACACAGAGAGCAGTACATAGACACTTAATCTTTAAGAGACGTGGTCCTCCCTCATAGTGCAGTTGCTGCTTAGTTAAAAGATTGGACAAGATTTATGTGACAGAAACCAATTGCTTTATATGGTTTGACATGCAATATCCTTATCAAGGATCTTATATTTTACAAACTCCTGATTGTTTTGATGGTGAGAAGCTTCATTTTCATTACTACTATTTATTGCTTATTATGCCGCCTATACATCCTACATTTTCATCTGCAGAGCTGAAAatgttttcttgtttcttcaacaaagaaaaagagaacagTCCATTATAATATGGTTGTGGTGTATTTACACGTTATGCATGGAGAATATTAGAATCTATTGCTTTATGTTATTCAGTATGTGATCTCCTTGGCCAGAGTTAAGTTATTAATCTTGGACATCCTTGAGTCTCACATTCTTTTCTAAATGTCTGGAAGATGTCCCTTTAAGTGATCAGGTGCATAGACTAAACATTGTTTGCTTGGCTCTGAAATTTGGCCTAAATGGATGCTTTATGGTATTGTGTAATATCGTTCTTTGTGCATGAGTTAAATTGTTGAATCTTGATTTGCCTTGTGCTAGTAAGATGATGCATAAATATATTTGCAATTTCAAGTGTAATTGTCATTGTGACAGCATATCGAGGTCAACAAACTTGTTAAAGGACGGCCTTTGGACAACTTGGAGTTTTTACAATGGCTGAAACGATATTGTGATTCCATGAATGGTGGCATAATGAATGAGTATGCAGTTTCTTGTTCTTTCTTCTTCGGGTAGTTTTGTTCATGCTAATCTTATCTATTTCTATGTTCGATTTCTGATTAACTTTTCCCTCTCAGGAATTATAACCCTGTGGAGCGAAGATGCAAAGGTGGTAAAGAAAGGAACATAAAGGGTTCTTACAAGTCTTCAAAATCATTGCAAGCAAATAACTTATCTAATGTCTCTGACAATGGGATTTGCATTGACGAGAGTTCTGGTTAGTTTATGAAATTCAAGAGTCTGctccaattattattattataatttgtcTGCTTTCCTATTGTCTGTTTTCCTACCATTCTTTTGTTGCTTTCTTTTCATATATAGGACCCAAAGGAAGGCATAAAAGTGAGATGTCAGGTGGAGCTAATTCTGTTGGTGAGATTCAAGGATTATGCCAGGAGGTATGACTGTGGGGAAGTTCTggatttctgttttatttaaaTCTGAACCAACAAGAGTGTCCAATTAGGCTTAAATAATCTGAGAACAACAATGTCAGATATGAGCTGTTAGGcctatagtttttttattactGTTAGTTGGATGATACTCTGGAATGGGGGGCCTAGTAAGGTACCTAAAATGGACCTTATTGTGCTGTTAGTTAAGTCATAAAAAATGGTTCACTGATTATATGGTGCATTAGAATGGTTCTTTACCATTTGTTCAAGATTATTTTAGGGTCTAGTAGATTCATTAAACTATTGATTAGGAATGATAATGAATTTTGAGCAGTAGACGATGAACCAAGGCAGAATATAATCTTGAGGACTTCCTCCctttttttgatttttgattttttttgtttctttcaatGAAATTGTTTTTGCCTGTTTCTTCTATAGATACTTGTTTCTTTGActaatttatttagtttctattaCATGGAAACAAAGCTAGAACCTTCTCCATCCTCACCCCAATCCTTTGCCACCTGAACCAGGCTGCCTATCAATAAAAGGAGACCAGGAATAAAGTGCATCTGCAAGTAAACAGCAGTCAAATGGCTATTTCAGGAAGAGATGGATGGATTAGT contains these protein-coding regions:
- the LOC100244878 gene encoding microtubule-associated protein RP/EB family member 1A, with amino-acid sequence MAASIGMMDAAYFVGRGEILSWINATLHLNLSKVEEAASGAVQCQMMDMIHPGVVPMHKVNFDAKTEYDMIQNYKILQEVFNKLKIEKHIEVNKLVKGRPLDNLEFLQWLKRYCDSMNGGIMNENYNPVERRCKGGKERNIKGSYKSSKSLQANNLSNVSDNGICIDESSGPKGRHKSEMSGGANSVGEIQGLCQEIADLKLSVDDLEKERDFYFGKLRDIEILCQTPEVEDLPMSMAIKKILYAVDAKVSALGEAQEIITKSGDDADADADADALDVHD